In Calonectris borealis chromosome 22, bCalBor7.hap1.2, whole genome shotgun sequence, one genomic interval encodes:
- the GJC1 gene encoding gap junction gamma-1 protein, whose protein sequence is MSWSFLTRLLEEIHNHSTFVGKIWLTVLIVFRIVLTAVGGESIYYDEQSKFVCNTEQPGCENVCYDAFAPLSHVRFWVFQIILVATPSVMYLGYAIHKIARMVEHSEADRRIRSKSFSMRWKQHRGLEETEEDHEEDPMMYPEIELESERENKEQQAPAKAKHDGRRRIREDGLMKIYVLQLLARTMFEICFLVGQYFLYGFEVSSIFVCSRKPCPHKIDCFISRPTEKTIFLLIMYGVSCMCLLLNVWEMLHLGLGTIRDTLNNKRKELEDSGTYNYPFTWNTPSAPPGYNIAVKPEQMQYTELSNAKMAYKQNKANIAQEQQYGSNEENIPADLENLQREIKVAQERLDLAILAYNNQNNPGSSREKKSKAGSNKSSASSKSGDGKNSVWI, encoded by the coding sequence ATGAGTTGGAGTTTTCTGACCCGTCTGTTAGAGGAGATCCACAATCACTCAACCTTTGTTGGCAAAATCTGGCTGACAGTGTTGATTGTATTTCGGATTGTCCTGACTGCTGTGGGAGGAGAATCCATTTATTACGACGAACAAAGCAAGTTTGTGTGCAACACAGAGCAACCTGGCTGCGAGAATGTTTGTTACGATGCTTTCGCTCCACTTTCGCATGTGAGGTTTTGGGTCTTTCAGATCATTCTTGTTGCCACTCCATCTGTGATGTATTTAGGCTATGCAATTCATAAAATTGCCCGGATGGTGGAACACAGCGAAGCCGACAGAAGAATCAGAAGCAAAAGCTTTTCCATGCGCTGGAAACAACACCGTGGCTTAGAGGAAACTGAGGAGGACCACGAGGAAGACCCGATGATGTACCCAGAAATAGAGCTGGAAAGCGAACGGGAGAATAAAGAGCAGCAGGCCCCTGCCAAAGCTAAGCATGATGGCAGGCGGCGAATCCGAGAAGATGGACTCATGAAAATTTACGTCCTGCAGCTTCTGGCGAGGACTATGTTTGAAATCTGCTTTCTCGTGGGTCAGTATTTTTTGTACGGCTTTGAGGTCAGCTCCATATTTGTGTGCAGCAGGAAGCCGTGCCCGCACAAGATAGATTGTTTCATTTCAAGGCCAACCGAAAAGACCATTTTCCTGCTAATAATGTACGGGGTGAGCTGCATGTGTTTACTTTTGAACGTCTGGGAGATGCTCCATTTGGGACTTGGCACAATCCGGGACACGTTGAACAACAAGAGAAAAGAGCTGGAAGACTCTGGTACCTATAACTACCCTTTTACTTGGAATACGCCATCTGCTCCTCCTGGCTATAACATCGCGGTCAAGCCAGAGCAAATGCAATATACTGAACTGTCCAACGCCAAAATGGCCTACAAACAGAACAAAGCCAATATAGCTCAGGAACAGCAGTATGGAAGCAACGAAGAAAACATTCCTGCCGACCTGGAAAATCTGCAGAGGGAAATTAAAGTGGCTCAGGAGCGCCTGGACCTCGCGATCCTGGCTTACAACAACCAAAACAATCCCGGCAGTTCCAGAGAGAAGAAATCCAAAGCAGGCTCAAACAAAAGCAGTGCCAGTAGCAAGTCAGGAGATGGGAAGAACTCTGTCTGGATTTAA